In a single window of the Terriglobus roseus genome:
- a CDS encoding neutral/alkaline non-lysosomal ceramidase N-terminal domain-containing protein, with amino-acid sequence MHTRSLKLLAATLPLAASLSFAQTPTLRAGAAMVDITPKPTDLTVKTDSIRDHLFVRAIVVASGETCAAIVAMDQGAVRLDAYTAAVPKVAAATGCPASNILISATHTHSGSTNGLSGNPGTQTIVDAIVKSATDAKAKLAPATVGYGRTTVDLNVNRDLFNSKLEWRQEPNPQGVSDKTLSVVEFIGADFVPIAVYINYAMHPINFYLSGVISADFPGEASRALESHFDGKTVALFTQGTSGDQNPALKENFLSSTRNGAENFTEKIGAPPPPPPSAAPGFNAATANSGMKEVAAENLAGYHRAIDRVSADVTMMGTLLAEKTLYLMRHDIHPTANARIWGGQSDFTCPGRDRQDRENPVRENAMPPYKDGADVNLKVSLLRIGDIYVTGVNGEVYTNIGLKLKQYAPASKVIISTLTNGGANSGYIYSDDAYSHLSFQVIGSRLKPGCAEDKIVDAAISLMKKSGE; translated from the coding sequence ATGCATACCCGCTCGCTGAAGTTACTCGCAGCCACCCTACCGCTCGCCGCCAGTCTCTCCTTCGCTCAGACGCCCACACTACGCGCAGGTGCGGCGATGGTCGACATTACACCGAAGCCTACGGACCTCACGGTCAAGACCGATAGCATTCGCGATCACCTCTTTGTGCGAGCCATTGTCGTTGCGTCGGGCGAAACCTGCGCAGCCATTGTTGCGATGGACCAGGGTGCCGTCCGGCTGGATGCCTATACCGCTGCTGTGCCGAAAGTTGCGGCGGCGACCGGATGCCCGGCGAGCAACATCCTCATCTCCGCAACGCACACGCACAGCGGATCGACCAACGGTCTTTCCGGGAATCCCGGCACGCAGACCATTGTGGATGCCATCGTGAAGTCCGCGACCGACGCCAAGGCGAAGCTGGCCCCCGCGACGGTGGGCTACGGGCGGACGACCGTCGACTTGAATGTGAATCGCGACCTGTTCAACAGCAAGCTGGAGTGGAGACAAGAACCCAACCCCCAGGGCGTCTCAGACAAGACACTCTCGGTGGTCGAGTTCATTGGCGCGGACTTCGTGCCCATTGCGGTGTACATCAATTACGCCATGCACCCGATCAACTTCTACCTCTCCGGCGTGATCAGCGCCGACTTCCCGGGGGAGGCATCACGCGCTCTTGAGTCCCACTTTGATGGCAAGACGGTCGCCCTCTTTACGCAGGGGACATCCGGCGACCAGAACCCCGCGCTCAAGGAAAACTTCCTCTCTTCGACACGCAACGGTGCGGAAAACTTCACGGAGAAGATTGGCGCTCCACCGCCGCCACCGCCGTCCGCTGCTCCCGGCTTCAATGCCGCCACGGCGAACTCCGGTATGAAGGAGGTAGCAGCGGAGAATCTTGCGGGCTACCACCGGGCGATCGATCGCGTGAGCGCGGATGTGACCATGATGGGCACGCTTCTGGCAGAGAAGACCCTTTACTTGATGCGGCATGATATCCATCCCACGGCGAATGCGCGCATCTGGGGTGGCCAGTCAGACTTCACTTGTCCCGGTCGTGATCGGCAGGATCGGGAGAATCCGGTCCGCGAGAATGCCATGCCGCCTTACAAAGACGGTGCGGACGTAAACCTGAAAGTCAGCTTGCTTCGCATCGGCGACATCTACGTTACGGGTGTCAACGGAGAGGTCTACACAAACATCGGGCTCAAGCTGAAGCAGTACGCACCGGCCAGCAAGGTCATCATCTCTACCCTGACGAATGGAGGGGCTAACTCCGGTTATATCTACTCCGACGATGCATACAGCCATCTTTCTTTCCAGGTGATCGGGTCGAGGCTAAAGCCGGGCTGCGCTGAAGACAAGATCGTCGATGCGGCGATTTCGTTGATGAAGAAGTCCGGGGAATAA